One genomic window of Tepidamorphus gemmatus includes the following:
- a CDS encoding 3-isopropylmalate dehydratase large subunit, with amino-acid sequence MGYTITEKILARAAGLPSVRAGDEIMAKPDFVLAYDFPGYTDVYFRQMKEEFGIDKVAEPERYAIFIDHMVPAATPKEEELHIGTRKWCAENGVPLYERKGIGHQVAAEVGYATPGAFVVHFDGHISQLGTFGTLAIGMRRNVLEAFVREKVSIRVPQTVRVNLHGELQPGVMARDVFHHMVRVLGPASCRFQVLELGGPGIDTLTTEGIQSITCLAMFTGAITAIVNPDEKRLAYALPRARKQLDPVFSDADAEYAAVHDIDLSGLEPIVVIPPTPANTRNLSDYVGLEVQAGYLGSCASGRLEDIEIAARILAGRQVATGFMLHVIPTSQEIMAEAARRGYVSTIVEAGGFVSSPSCDYCFGRIATMTDNQRAVSTGTLNVKGRMGSPDSEIYLCNAAAVAASAIEGRIADPRKYL; translated from the coding sequence ATGGGCTACACGATCACCGAGAAGATCCTCGCGCGTGCCGCGGGCCTGCCGTCGGTCAGGGCCGGCGACGAGATCATGGCGAAGCCGGACTTCGTCCTCGCCTACGATTTCCCCGGCTATACCGATGTCTATTTCAGGCAGATGAAGGAGGAGTTCGGCATCGACAAGGTGGCCGAACCCGAGCGCTACGCGATCTTCATCGACCACATGGTGCCGGCGGCGACCCCGAAGGAGGAGGAGCTGCACATCGGCACCCGCAAGTGGTGCGCCGAGAACGGGGTTCCACTTTACGAGCGCAAGGGCATTGGCCACCAGGTCGCCGCCGAGGTCGGCTATGCGACGCCGGGCGCCTTCGTCGTCCATTTCGACGGTCACATCAGCCAGCTCGGCACCTTCGGCACGCTGGCGATCGGCATGCGCCGCAACGTGCTGGAGGCCTTCGTCCGCGAGAAGGTGTCGATCCGCGTGCCGCAGACGGTGCGCGTCAACCTGCACGGCGAATTGCAGCCCGGCGTCATGGCCCGCGACGTGTTCCACCACATGGTGCGTGTGCTGGGTCCCGCCTCGTGCCGCTTCCAGGTGCTCGAACTCGGCGGCCCCGGTATCGACACGCTGACAACCGAGGGTATTCAGTCGATCACATGCCTCGCGATGTTCACCGGCGCGATCACCGCCATCGTGAACCCGGACGAGAAGCGTCTTGCCTACGCCCTGCCGCGCGCTCGCAAGCAGCTCGACCCTGTGTTCAGCGACGCGGATGCCGAGTATGCGGCGGTGCATGACATCGACCTGTCGGGGCTCGAGCCCATCGTTGTCATCCCGCCGACGCCCGCCAATACCCGCAACCTGTCCGATTATGTGGGCCTGGAGGTGCAGGCCGGCTATCTCGGCTCCTGCGCATCGGGCCGCCTCGAGGACATCGAGATCGCTGCCCGCATCCTCGCGGGCCGGCAGGTCGCGACCGGCTTCATGCTGCATGTCATCCCGACCAGCCAGGAGATCATGGCGGAGGCGGCGCGCAGGGGCTATGTGTCGACCATCGTCGAGGCCGGCGGCTTCGTATCTTCCCCCAGCTGCGACTACTGCTTCGGTCGCATTGCGACAATGACCGACAACCAGCGTGCCGTGTCGACCGGCACGCTGAACGTCAAGGGCCGCATGGGCAGCCCGGACTCCGAAATCTATCTGTGCAACGCCGCCGCCGTCGCCGCCTCGGCGATCGAGGGGCGGATCGCCGATCCCCGCAAGTATCTGTGA
- a CDS encoding FAD-binding oxidoreductase — translation MSASPERLASTHPVVEALIAELGDSVLADSASRDYYANDIFWQPGIRPLAIVMPETREAAASAVRIATGGGVAVVPRGGGMSYTKGYLPSVAEAIVMDSRRLDRVIEVNAADMYVSVEAGCTWAKVNEALEGTGLRTGYWGPLSGVNATVGGALSQNSAFFGSALNGTVAESVLGVTVVLADGSVVTTGSGGRKGAKPFTREGGPDLTGLFLGDNGAMGFKVAATLRLWPRPAETGYLSFGFRSMTDIAAAQVEMARERLVSEGFGIDRTKASHSASVNRISDGLRTLGNVARAGKTLLGGLKDAATVAAGGASFLQAHEFTLHLVVEARNAAELKTSMDRCRTIAGKYGVEIENTVPKVMRAKPFSPVRGMLGRDGERWVPIHAVFPLGDWKRVVEANDAFYAARREFMEKHGIVYSVMTMTVGTEFFLEPAYYWLDEITPLHAKSLGEDVVKPWRSRPANVEARQAVAELRAATQHLYASLGGVNWQVARDYPFRSVLAPETWALLEGVKQAVDPKGLMNPGALGLAVRH, via the coding sequence ATGAGCGCATCCCCCGAACGCCTCGCCAGCACCCATCCCGTCGTCGAAGCCCTGATCGCCGAACTCGGCGACAGCGTGTTGGCGGACTCGGCGAGCCGCGACTACTACGCCAACGACATATTCTGGCAGCCAGGCATCCGGCCACTGGCGATCGTCATGCCCGAGACCCGCGAGGCGGCGGCCTCTGCCGTCAGGATCGCGACCGGCGGCGGCGTGGCGGTGGTGCCGCGCGGTGGTGGCATGTCCTATACCAAGGGCTACCTTCCGTCGGTCGCCGAGGCGATCGTCATGGACTCGCGCAGGCTCGACCGGGTGATCGAGGTCAATGCCGCCGACATGTACGTGTCGGTCGAGGCCGGCTGTACCTGGGCGAAGGTCAACGAAGCGCTCGAGGGTACGGGGCTGAGGACCGGGTACTGGGGGCCGCTGTCGGGCGTGAACGCCACGGTCGGCGGCGCGCTCTCGCAGAACAGTGCCTTCTTCGGCTCCGCGTTGAACGGTACCGTCGCGGAATCGGTGCTCGGGGTCACGGTGGTGCTCGCCGACGGCAGCGTCGTGACCACCGGCTCCGGCGGGCGAAAGGGGGCCAAGCCCTTCACCCGCGAGGGCGGCCCCGATCTGACCGGCCTGTTCCTCGGCGACAACGGTGCCATGGGCTTCAAGGTCGCCGCGACGCTGAGGCTGTGGCCCAGGCCCGCCGAGACCGGCTACCTGTCGTTCGGTTTCAGGAGCATGACCGACATTGCCGCCGCCCAGGTCGAGATGGCGCGCGAAAGGCTTGTGTCGGAAGGTTTCGGCATCGACCGCACGAAGGCCTCGCATTCTGCAAGTGTCAACCGCATCTCCGACGGCCTCAGGACGCTCGGTAATGTTGCCAGGGCTGGCAAGACGCTGCTCGGCGGTCTCAAGGACGCCGCCACCGTCGCGGCCGGCGGTGCGAGTTTCCTGCAGGCGCACGAATTCACGCTGCATCTCGTCGTCGAAGCGCGCAATGCGGCCGAACTCAAGACGTCGATGGACCGGTGCCGGACGATCGCCGGCAAATATGGCGTCGAGATCGAGAACACCGTGCCCAAGGTGATGCGGGCCAAGCCGTTCAGCCCGGTGCGCGGCATGCTCGGTCGCGACGGCGAGCGCTGGGTTCCGATTCACGCCGTGTTCCCGCTCGGCGACTGGAAGCGGGTCGTCGAGGCAAACGATGCCTTCTACGCTGCCCGGCGCGAATTCATGGAGAAGCACGGCATCGTCTATTCGGTGATGACGATGACGGTCGGCACCGAGTTCTTCCTGGAACCGGCGTACTACTGGCTCGACGAGATCACGCCGCTGCACGCGAAGAGCCTCGGCGAGGATGTGGTGAAGCCGTGGCGCAGCCGGCCGGCCAATGTCGAGGCGCGCCAGGCCGTCGCCGAACTGAGGGCCGCCACGCAACACCTCTATGCCAGCCTCGGTGGCGTCAACTGGCAGGTTGCCCGCGACTATCCCTTCCGGTCGGTGCTCGCCCCCGAGACCTGGGCATTGCTCGAGGGGGTGAAGCAGGCGGTCGATCCGAAGGGTCTGATGAATCCGGGCGCGCTCGGGCTCGCGGTTCGCCACTGA
- a CDS encoding MBL fold metallo-hydrolase — translation MGAWRIGDVVVERVEEFSSPGFPPSMQFPAYDPSIFEEFPELKGIDRIDPATGNTFASIHTWLVRAGGEVILVDTASGNHKVRTDPKYARFHMLATDYLGRLAEKGVRPDDVTLVVNTHMHVDHSGWNTRLEDGRWVPTFPRARYVFGAEEYRNWQPGGPTATAQPEGIPVVEDSVVPVVEAGLVDWIGDGDELRPGITFHAAPGHTSGQLIMRVESGGEVGVFTADTMHRAMQVFKPDLNCFLCEDNTLAPVTRRRILDACAEAEALIFPAHFDRPHAGRVKRREDGGYRFEPVPPS, via the coding sequence GTGGGCGCGTGGCGCATCGGCGATGTCGTTGTGGAGCGGGTCGAGGAGTTCTCCTCGCCGGGCTTCCCGCCGTCGATGCAGTTCCCCGCCTACGACCCGTCGATCTTCGAGGAATTTCCCGAGCTTAAGGGGATCGACAGGATCGATCCGGCGACCGGCAACACGTTCGCGAGCATCCATACCTGGCTTGTGCGAGCCGGCGGCGAGGTGATCCTGGTCGACACCGCGTCGGGCAATCACAAGGTCCGTACTGATCCGAAATATGCCCGCTTCCACATGCTCGCCACCGACTATCTCGGTCGCCTGGCGGAGAAGGGTGTCCGGCCCGACGACGTGACGCTCGTCGTCAACACCCACATGCATGTCGATCATTCCGGCTGGAACACCCGGCTCGAGGACGGACGCTGGGTGCCGACCTTTCCCCGGGCGCGCTATGTGTTCGGCGCCGAGGAGTACCGCAACTGGCAGCCGGGCGGCCCGACCGCGACAGCGCAGCCAGAGGGTATCCCCGTCGTCGAGGACAGCGTGGTGCCGGTCGTCGAGGCCGGCTTGGTCGACTGGATCGGCGACGGCGACGAGCTGCGGCCCGGGATTACCTTCCACGCTGCGCCGGGCCATACGAGCGGGCAGCTGATCATGCGCGTGGAGTCGGGCGGTGAGGTGGGCGTCTTTACCGCCGACACGATGCACCGCGCCATGCAGGTCTTCAAGCCGGATCTCAACTGCTTCCTGTGCGAGGACAACACGCTCGCGCCCGTCACCCGCAGGCGCATCCTCGACGCCTGTGCCGAGGCAGAGGCGCTGATCTTCCCGGCGCATTTCGACCGACCGCACGCCGGTCGCGTGAAGCGCCGCGAGGACGGCGGCTACCGCTTCGAGCCCGTTCCTCCGAGCTGA
- a CDS encoding IclR family transcriptional regulator — MNVRAVVRATDILQSFAERPLQSLAEVAGATGLDKGTTRRLLVTLMNQGFVAQDPVTQRYGLGRVIRTLAASVVEDFDLRSVAVPILADIAADLHVTTFLSVYRDRSALCLERLHDMKGMEVRWWAVGGTLPINCGGAPKLLLAYQSEEEIEAMLAGPLEKMTPASITDPAILRAELAAIRARGWVFAVDDVALGLAALAVPVLDAAGRLICALSMGGLTPQMSRDGEPVHLPRMLEAARLVAARLAEAPRA, encoded by the coding sequence ATGAACGTCCGCGCTGTCGTGCGGGCGACGGACATCCTGCAATCGTTTGCCGAGCGCCCGTTGCAGTCGCTCGCCGAAGTGGCCGGGGCAACCGGCCTCGACAAGGGCACGACACGTCGCCTGCTGGTCACGCTGATGAACCAGGGGTTCGTCGCGCAGGATCCGGTCACCCAGCGCTATGGCCTCGGCCGCGTCATCCGTACACTGGCGGCGAGCGTCGTCGAGGATTTCGACCTGCGCTCGGTCGCAGTGCCGATCCTCGCCGACATCGCCGCGGACCTGCATGTCACGACGTTCCTGTCGGTCTATCGGGACAGGTCGGCCCTGTGCCTCGAACGGCTGCACGACATGAAGGGCATGGAGGTGCGCTGGTGGGCCGTCGGCGGCACGCTGCCGATCAACTGCGGCGGCGCGCCGAAATTGCTGCTCGCCTATCAGTCCGAGGAGGAGATCGAGGCAATGCTGGCCGGACCGCTCGAAAAGATGACGCCGGCCAGCATCACCGATCCGGCCATCCTGCGCGCCGAGTTGGCGGCGATCCGGGCGCGCGGCTGGGTGTTCGCCGTCGATGACGTTGCGCTCGGCCTCGCCGCGCTGGCCGTGCCTGTCCTTGACGCGGCCGGCAGGCTGATCTGCGCGCTCAGCATGGGCGGGCTCACGCCGCAGATGTCGCGCGACGGCGAGCCGGTCCACCTGCCCCGAATGCTGGAGGCCGCCCGCCTCGTCGCCGCCCGTCTCGCCGAGGCGCCCCGAGCCTGA